One part of the Hydra vulgaris chromosome 01, alternate assembly HydraT2T_AEP genome encodes these proteins:
- the LOC136074194 gene encoding kinesin light chain 1-like produces MYKQVGYEDSKTGIQSLSENLFSRKKLLCEIQDYFLQDANESTLVLYGMSGVGKTHIARKYCEISYNFYKNVVWIDAAFAMLQTSMRNHSQILGFEVHDSKGDYFDIKVIVGKIHNYYKNEKTLYVFDNVDDESVKNLSMYISKKPNSFTLITSQWRTWSNNVNKMLVDVFSSEEAFAHVKNNTRENSDENITNLIKELGYHPFAITQAIKYINIYKLSIEKYIDQYRSKPSEILDNNNFPTEEESKSAIKAINLVLIKLEKTKPFLFKLLNCLSHCDGQNISKQFITQISNQMETNDESLIDEAIGLLMSYSLLNCFDDKKYTIHELTQLTCICFQKRNSSLNTYLELIENYIKVELNEVKDHMDYGNDFVFHFIYMFRTNGKKFSETFHHMATSIEKLLVCKGLFGEAIEILKVVQNFNTKTYGKNNPITLDTKHKIASCLDNMGKYNEALEIYYSVDKIQTESLGINHPSTMATKNSIALGLGNMGKYNEALEIYYYVDKIQTEILGIHHPDTMTTKHNIALCLDNMGKYNEALEIYYSVDKIQTEILGINHPSTMTTKHNIASCLDEMGKYNEALEIYYSVDKIRTEILGINHPSTMTTKHSIASCLDEMGKYNEALEIYYSVDKIQTEILGINHPSTMTTKHNIASCLDEMGKYNEALEIYYSVDKIRTEILGINHPSTMTTKHNIALCLNKMGKYNEALDIYYSVDKIETEILGINHPSTMTTKHNIASCLDDMGKYNEALEIYYSVDKIRTEILGINHPSTMITKHNIALCLYNMGKYNEALEIYYSVDKIRTEILGINHPSTMTTKHNIALCLNKMGKYNEALDIYYSVDKIETEILGINHPSTMTTKHNIASCLDEMGKYNEALEIYYSVDKIRTEVLGINHPTSMTIKNNIAICLNNLEKSKRVV; encoded by the coding sequence GTATTCAATCTTTATcggaaaatttattttcacgcAAGAAACTACTTTGTGAAattcaagattattttttacaagatGCAAATGAGTCAACTTTAGTATTATATGGAATGTCGGGTGTCGGAAAGACACATATTGCCAGAAAATATTGTGAAATATCGTATAACTTCTATAAAAACGTTGTTTGGATTGACGCAGCATTTGCAATGTTACAAACTTCAATGAGGAACCATAGTCAAATATTAGGATTCGAGGTTCATGATTCAAAAGGagattattttgatataaaagtgATTGTTGGAAAAATTCacaactattataaaaatgaaaaaaccttATATGTTTTTGACAATGTCGACGATGAAAgtgttaaaaacttatcaatgtACATTTCAAAAAAACCGAATTCCTTCACATTAATTACCTCCCAATGGAGAACGTGGtcaaataatgtaaataaaatgctAGTTGATGTTTTTTCTTCTGAAGAAGCATTCGctcatgtaaaaaataatactagaGAAAACAGCGACGAGAACATAACAAACTTAATTAAAGAACTTGGTTATCATCCGTTTGCAATTACTCaggcaataaaatatataaatatatataaactttcgATAGAAAAATACATAGATCAATACAGATCGAAACCATCAGAAATATTAGACAATAATAACTTTCCGACAGAAGAAGAATCAAAGTCTGCAATAAAAGCAAttaacttagttttaataaagttagaaaaaactaaaccttttctatttaaattattaaactgtTTATCTCATTGCGACGGTCAAAATATCAGTAAACAGTTTATAACACAAATCTCAAATCAAATGGAAACAAACGATGAATCTTTAATCGATGAAGCCATTGGATTACTAATGAGTTATTCTTTACTAAACtgttttgatgataaaaaatatacaatacaCGAACTGACACAGTTAACATGTATATGTTTTCAAAAGAGAAATTCAAGTTTAAATACATATCTTGAATTAAtcgaaaattatattaaagttgAATTGAATGAAGTGAAAGATCACATGGATTACggaaatgattttgtttttcattttatctatATGTTTCGTACAAACGGAAAAAAGTTTTCGGAGACCTTCCATCATATGGCGACttctattgaaaaattattagtatgTAAAGGTTTATTTGGAGAAGCAATCgaaatattaaaagttgttcaaaattttaataccaAAACTTATGGTAAAAATAATCCAATCACGCTagatacaaaacataaaatcgCAAGCTGTTTGGacaatatgggaaaatataacgaagctttagaaatttattattctgttgataaaatacaaactgaaagtttaggtatcaaccatccgtctACAATGGCAACAAAAAATAGTATCGCACTAGGTTTGGgcaatatgggaaaatataacgaagctttagaaatttattattatgttgataaaatacaaactgaaattttaggtatccaCCATCCGgatacaatgacaacaaaacataatatcgcactCTGTTTGGacaatatgggaaaatataacgaagctttagaaatttattattctgttgataaaatacaaactgaaattttaggtatcaaccatccgtctacaatgacaacaaaacataatatcgcaagcTGTTTGGACGagatgggaaaatataacgaagctttagaaatttattattctgttgataaaatacgaactgaaattttaggtatcaaccatccgtctacaatgacaacaaaacataGTATCGCAAGCTGTTTGGACGagatgggaaaatataacgaagctttagaaatttattattctgttgataaaatacaaactgaaattttaggtatcaaccatccgtctacaatgacaacaaaacataatatcgcaagcTGTTTGGACGagatgggaaaatataacgaagctttagaaatttattattctgttgataaaatacgaactgaaattttaggtatcaaccatccgtctacaatgacaacaaaacataatatcgcactCTGTTTAAACaaaatgggaaaatataacgaagctttagatatttattattctgttgataaaatagaaactgaaattttaggtatcaaccatccgtctacaatgacaacaaaacataatatcgcaagcTGTTTGGACGacatgggaaaatataacgaagctttagaaatttattattctgttgataaaatacgaactgaaattttaggtatcaaccatccgtctacaatgataacaaaacataatatcgcactCTGTTTATacaatatgggaaaatataacgaagctttagaaatttattattctgttgataaaatacgaactgaaattttaggtatcaaccatccgtctacaatgacaacaaaacataatatcgcactCTGTTTAAACaaaatgggaaaatataacgaagctttagatatttattattctgttgataaaatagaaactgaaattttaggtatcaaccatccgtctacaatgacaacaaaacataatatcgcaagcTGTTTGGACGagatgggaaaatataacgaagctttagaaatttattattctgttgataaaatacgaacTGAAGTTTTAGGTATTAACCATCCGACTtcaatgacaataaaaaataatatcgcaatctgtttgaataatttagaaaaaagcaaacgagttgtttaa